A window of the Acanthochromis polyacanthus isolate Apoly-LR-REF ecotype Palm Island chromosome 10, KAUST_Apoly_ChrSc, whole genome shotgun sequence genome harbors these coding sequences:
- the LOC110971872 gene encoding protocadherin beta-16-like isoform X2: protein MLYSFFWKFNVVIGAHLFSVDSKGAILTDSGIWICFLEYKYLEPHGKKKSDRTMARQVLLFVSVLSVSSVLGQVSYTIPEEMPKGSLVGNIAQDLGLQIKRLASGKARIYTRDSDEYIELNRERGVLLVKERMDREALCRQTTPCALHFQIILENPMEFYSVTVQITDINDNAPTFEKTEMKFKISESADVIGAKFVLERAVDLDVGNNDLKSYQLKPTDNFALKVHNNADGNKHVEMVLQKPLDREKQEQISLVLTAVDGGEPQMSGTMLILITVLDANDNAPVFTQQTYKATVTENSPKGTVVATVSASDADQGSNSKITYSITNTMDDIRKVFNINDENGEVTLIGTIDFEESRNYQINLLASDEGGLTDFCKLIVDVQDMNDNKPEINIMSKSNVISEDAELNTVVTMINIEDRDSGENGKVQCLMSENIPFILKTSSNNFYSLVTDSDLDRERASEYNITVTCSDEGVPSLSSSVTLTLQISDVNDNEPVFERTSYEAYIVENNTPGVSIFTVRATDADWNQNARVSYILEDSSVNGVPVSSYVSVSADSGVIHAVRSFDYEQIKDFQFRVKAQDGGSPPLSSNVTVKMLIQDQNDNPPQVLYPVQTGGSVVAEMVPRSADVGYLVTKVVAVDVDSGQNAWLSYKLQKATDRDLFEVGSQNGEIRTIRQVSDKDAVKQRLSVIVEDNGQPSRSATVIVNVAVADSFPEVLSEFSDFPHDKEYNDNLTFYLVLALAVVSFLFITCLVVIISVKIYRWRQSRILYHSNLPVIPYYPPRYSDTLGTTGTLQHVYNYEVCRTTDSRKSDCKFGRAGSQNVLIMDPSCSGTMQRIQNEKSILDEPDSPLEVRKMSHYTRPPSLLVFTKCFN from the exons AtgctgtacagttttttttggaaattcaACGTCGTCATTGGAGCGCATCTATTTTCTGTGGATAGTAAGGGAGCGATATTGACTGATAGTGGAATCTGGATTTGCTTTCTGGAATATAAATATTTGGAGCCtcacggaaaaaaaaaatcggataGAACAATGGCCAGGCAAGTactgttgtttgtctctgtgctcTCCGTCAGCTCGGTGCTCGGGCAG GTCAGCTACACGATTCCAGaggaaatgccaaaaggatCTTTAGTGGGTAATATTGCACAGGATTTAGGTTTACAAATTAAACGTTTGGCTTCTGGTAAGGCTCGAATTTATACTCGAGACAGCGACGAGTACATCGAGCTAAACAGAGAAAGAGGAGTCCTCCTTGTTAAAGAGAGAATGGACAGAGAGGCGCTCTGCAGACAGACGACGCCTTGTGCCTTacattttcagattattttagagAATCCAATGGAATTTTATAGTGTTACAGTGCAGATCACAGATATCAATGATAATGCACCAACCTTTGAAAAAACTGAGATGAAATTCAAAATCAGCGAGTCAGCTGATGTGATCGGTGCAAAATTTGTTCTAGAAAGAGCTGTGGATCTCGATGTAGGAAATAATGATCTGAAAAGTTACCAGTTAAAACCAACAGATAATTTCGCACTAAAGGTGCACAATAATGCTGATGGAAACAAACACGTTGAGATGGTGCTGCAGAAACCTttagacagagagaaacaggagCAGATTTCTCTCGTGTTGACGGCTGTAGATGGAGGAGAGCCGCAGATGTCAGGAACGATGTTGATCCTCATCACAGTTTTAGACGCAAATGATAATGCTCCTGTTTTTACACAGCAAACATACAAAGCTACAGTAACCGAGAATTCACCAAAAGGAACAGTTGTTGCTACTGTGTCAGCCTCAGATGCAGATCAGGGCTCCAACAGTAAAATTACATATTCGATAACAAACACGATGGATGATATCAGAAAAGTATTTAATATAAATGATGAAAACGGTGAAGTGACTTTAATTGGAACCATTGACTTTGAAGAATCACGAAACTATCAAATCAATCTACTTGCCAGTGATGAAGGAGGACTCAcagatttttgcaaattaattGTTGATGTACAAGATATGAATGATAACAAGCCTGAAATTAACATAATGTCAAAGTCAAATGTGATATCAGAGGATGCTGAACTCAATACAGTTGTGACAATGATAAACATTGAAGACAGGGACTCGGGAGAAAATGGAAAAGTCCAGTGTCTCATGAGCGAAAATAtaccttttattttaaaaacttcaTCAAATAATTTCTACAGTTTAGTGACAGACAGTGAtttagacagagagagagcctCTGAGTATAACATCACTGTGACCTGCTCTGATGAGGGAGTGCCCTCCCTCTCCAGCAGCGTCACTCTCACCTTACAGATCTCTGATGTAAATGACAACGAGCCTGTCTTTGAGAGGACCTCATATGAGGCCTACATTGTAGAAAACAACACACCAGGCGTGTCTATATTCACAGTGAGAGCCACAGACGCTGACTGGAACCAGAATGCTCGTGTTTCTTACATTCTGGAGGACTCCTCTGTCAACGGAGTGCCAGTCTCCTCATATGTGTCCGTCAGTGCTGATAGCGGAGTCATCCATGCAGTGCGCTCTTTTGACTACGAGCAGATCAAAGACTTCCAGTTCAGAGTGAAAGCTCAGGATGGAGGCTCTCCTCCACTCAGCAGCAATGTGACAGTAAAAATGCTGATCCAGGACCAGAACGACAACCCTCCTCAGGTCCTGTATCCAGTCCAGACCGGTGGCTCTGTGGTGGCTGAAATGGTTCCTCGTTCAGCAGATGTGGGCTATCTGGTGACCAAAGTGGTGGCTGTTGATGTGGACTCTGGACAGAATGCGTGGCTGTCGTATAAACTGCAGAAGGCCACAGACAGGGATCTGTTTGAAGTGGGCTCCCAGAATGGAGAGATCCGAACCATCCGCCAAGTGAGTGATAAAGATGCAGTGAAACAGAGACTGAGTGTTATAGTGGAGGACAACGGGCAGCCCTCTCGTTCAGCTACAGTCATTGTGAACGTGGCGGTGGCGGACAGCTTCCCTGAAGTTCTGTCGGAGTTCAGTGACTTTCCACACGACAAGGAGTACAATGACAACCTGACTTTTTACTTAGTGTTGGCTCTGGCTGTggtctccttcctcttcatcacGTGTTTGGTGGTTATTATCTCAGTGAAAATCTACAGATGGAGACAGTCTCGTATCCTGTATCATTCCAACCTGCCTGTCATTCCATATTATCCTCCACGTTACTCAGACACTTTGGGGACAACAGGGACTCTCCAACACGTGTACAATTACGAGGTGTGCAGGACGACAGACTCCAGAAAGAGTGACTGTAAGTTCGGCAGAG
- the LOC110971872 gene encoding protocadherin beta-16-like isoform X3, protein MLYSFFWKFNVVIGAHLFSVDSKGAILTDSGIWICFLEYKYLEPHGKKKSDRTMARQVLLFVSVLSVSSVLGQVSYTIPEEMPKGSLVGNIAQDLGLQIKRLASGKARIYTRDSDEYIELNRERGVLLVKERMDREALCRQTTPCALHFQIILENPMEFYSVTVQITDINDNAPTFEKTEMKFKISESADVIGAKFVLERAVDLDVGNNDLKSYQLKPTDNFALKVHNNADGNKHVEMVLQKPLDREKQEQISLVLTAVDGGEPQMSGTMLILITVLDANDNAPVFTQQTYKATVTENSPKGTVVATVSASDADQGSNSKITYSITNTMDDIRKVFNINDENGEVTLIGTIDFEESRNYQINLLASDEGGLTDFCKLIVDVQDMNDNKPEINIMSKSNVISEDAELNTVVTMINIEDRDSGENGKVQCLMSENIPFILKTSSNNFYSLVTDSDLDRERASEYNITVTCSDEGVPSLSSSVTLTLQISDVNDNEPVFERTSYEAYIVENNTPGVSIFTVRATDADWNQNARVSYILEDSSVNGVPVSSYVSVSADSGVIHAVRSFDYEQIKDFQFRVKAQDGGSPPLSSNVTVKMLIQDQNDNPPQVLYPVQTGGSVVAEMVPRSADVGYLVTKVVAVDVDSGQNAWLSYKLQKATDRDLFEVGSQNGEIRTIRQVSDKDAVKQRLSVIVEDNGQPSRSATVIVNVAVADSFPEVLSEFSDFPHDKEYNDNLTFYLVLALAVVSFLFITCLVVIISVKIYRWRQSRILYHSNLPVIPYYPPRYSDTLGTTGTLQHVYNYEVCRTTDSRKSDCKFGRAGSQNVLIMDPSCSGTMQRMQNEKSILDEPDSPLEVRLLSLCFYI, encoded by the exons AtgctgtacagttttttttggaaattcaACGTCGTCATTGGAGCGCATCTATTTTCTGTGGATAGTAAGGGAGCGATATTGACTGATAGTGGAATCTGGATTTGCTTTCTGGAATATAAATATTTGGAGCCtcacggaaaaaaaaaatcggataGAACAATGGCCAGGCAAGTactgttgtttgtctctgtgctcTCCGTCAGCTCGGTGCTCGGGCAG GTCAGCTACACGATTCCAGaggaaatgccaaaaggatCTTTAGTGGGTAATATTGCACAGGATTTAGGTTTACAAATTAAACGTTTGGCTTCTGGTAAGGCTCGAATTTATACTCGAGACAGCGACGAGTACATCGAGCTAAACAGAGAAAGAGGAGTCCTCCTTGTTAAAGAGAGAATGGACAGAGAGGCGCTCTGCAGACAGACGACGCCTTGTGCCTTacattttcagattattttagagAATCCAATGGAATTTTATAGTGTTACAGTGCAGATCACAGATATCAATGATAATGCACCAACCTTTGAAAAAACTGAGATGAAATTCAAAATCAGCGAGTCAGCTGATGTGATCGGTGCAAAATTTGTTCTAGAAAGAGCTGTGGATCTCGATGTAGGAAATAATGATCTGAAAAGTTACCAGTTAAAACCAACAGATAATTTCGCACTAAAGGTGCACAATAATGCTGATGGAAACAAACACGTTGAGATGGTGCTGCAGAAACCTttagacagagagaaacaggagCAGATTTCTCTCGTGTTGACGGCTGTAGATGGAGGAGAGCCGCAGATGTCAGGAACGATGTTGATCCTCATCACAGTTTTAGACGCAAATGATAATGCTCCTGTTTTTACACAGCAAACATACAAAGCTACAGTAACCGAGAATTCACCAAAAGGAACAGTTGTTGCTACTGTGTCAGCCTCAGATGCAGATCAGGGCTCCAACAGTAAAATTACATATTCGATAACAAACACGATGGATGATATCAGAAAAGTATTTAATATAAATGATGAAAACGGTGAAGTGACTTTAATTGGAACCATTGACTTTGAAGAATCACGAAACTATCAAATCAATCTACTTGCCAGTGATGAAGGAGGACTCAcagatttttgcaaattaattGTTGATGTACAAGATATGAATGATAACAAGCCTGAAATTAACATAATGTCAAAGTCAAATGTGATATCAGAGGATGCTGAACTCAATACAGTTGTGACAATGATAAACATTGAAGACAGGGACTCGGGAGAAAATGGAAAAGTCCAGTGTCTCATGAGCGAAAATAtaccttttattttaaaaacttcaTCAAATAATTTCTACAGTTTAGTGACAGACAGTGAtttagacagagagagagcctCTGAGTATAACATCACTGTGACCTGCTCTGATGAGGGAGTGCCCTCCCTCTCCAGCAGCGTCACTCTCACCTTACAGATCTCTGATGTAAATGACAACGAGCCTGTCTTTGAGAGGACCTCATATGAGGCCTACATTGTAGAAAACAACACACCAGGCGTGTCTATATTCACAGTGAGAGCCACAGACGCTGACTGGAACCAGAATGCTCGTGTTTCTTACATTCTGGAGGACTCCTCTGTCAACGGAGTGCCAGTCTCCTCATATGTGTCCGTCAGTGCTGATAGCGGAGTCATCCATGCAGTGCGCTCTTTTGACTACGAGCAGATCAAAGACTTCCAGTTCAGAGTGAAAGCTCAGGATGGAGGCTCTCCTCCACTCAGCAGCAATGTGACAGTAAAAATGCTGATCCAGGACCAGAACGACAACCCTCCTCAGGTCCTGTATCCAGTCCAGACCGGTGGCTCTGTGGTGGCTGAAATGGTTCCTCGTTCAGCAGATGTGGGCTATCTGGTGACCAAAGTGGTGGCTGTTGATGTGGACTCTGGACAGAATGCGTGGCTGTCGTATAAACTGCAGAAGGCCACAGACAGGGATCTGTTTGAAGTGGGCTCCCAGAATGGAGAGATCCGAACCATCCGCCAAGTGAGTGATAAAGATGCAGTGAAACAGAGACTGAGTGTTATAGTGGAGGACAACGGGCAGCCCTCTCGTTCAGCTACAGTCATTGTGAACGTGGCGGTGGCGGACAGCTTCCCTGAAGTTCTGTCGGAGTTCAGTGACTTTCCACACGACAAGGAGTACAATGACAACCTGACTTTTTACTTAGTGTTGGCTCTGGCTGTggtctccttcctcttcatcacGTGTTTGGTGGTTATTATCTCAGTGAAAATCTACAGATGGAGACAGTCTCGTATCCTGTATCATTCCAACCTGCCTGTCATTCCATATTATCCTCCACGTTACTCAGACACTTTGGGGACAACAGGGACTCTCCAACACGTGTACAATTACGAGGTGTGCAGGACGACAGACTCCAGAAAGAGTGACTGTAAGTTCGGCAGAG
- the LOC110971872 gene encoding protocadherin beta-16-like isoform X4: protein MLYSFFWKFNVVIGAHLFSVDSKGAILTDSGIWICFLEYKYLEPHGKKKSDRTMARQVLLFVSVLSVSSVLGQVSYTIPEEMPKGSLVGNIAQDLGLQIKRLASGKARIYTRDSDEYIELNRERGVLLVKERMDREALCRQTTPCALHFQIILENPMEFYSVTVQITDINDNAPTFEKTEMKFKISESADVIGAKFVLERAVDLDVGNNDLKSYQLKPTDNFALKVHNNADGNKHVEMVLQKPLDREKQEQISLVLTAVDGGEPQMSGTMLILITVLDANDNAPVFTQQTYKATVTENSPKGTVVATVSASDADQGSNSKITYSITNTMDDIRKVFNINDENGEVTLIGTIDFEESRNYQINLLASDEGGLTDFCKLIVDVQDMNDNKPEINIMSKSNVISEDAELNTVVTMINIEDRDSGENGKVQCLMSENIPFILKTSSNNFYSLVTDSDLDRERASEYNITVTCSDEGVPSLSSSVTLTLQISDVNDNEPVFERTSYEAYIVENNTPGVSIFTVRATDADWNQNARVSYILEDSSVNGVPVSSYVSVSADSGVIHAVRSFDYEQIKDFQFRVKAQDGGSPPLSSNVTVKMLIQDQNDNPPQVLYPVQTGGSVVAEMVPRSADVGYLVTKVVAVDVDSGQNAWLSYKLQKATDRDLFEVGSQNGEIRTIRQVSDKDAVKQRLSVIVEDNGQPSRSATVIVNVAVADSFPEVLSEFSDFPHDKEYNDNLTFYLVLALAVVSFLFITCLVVIISVKIYRWRQSRILYHSNLPVIPYYPPRYSDTLGTTGTLQHVYNYEVCRTTDSRKSDCKFGRASSQNVLIMDPSCSGTMQRMQNEKSILDEPDSPLEVSTSA from the exons AtgctgtacagttttttttggaaattcaACGTCGTCATTGGAGCGCATCTATTTTCTGTGGATAGTAAGGGAGCGATATTGACTGATAGTGGAATCTGGATTTGCTTTCTGGAATATAAATATTTGGAGCCtcacggaaaaaaaaaatcggataGAACAATGGCCAGGCAAGTactgttgtttgtctctgtgctcTCCGTCAGCTCGGTGCTCGGGCAG GTCAGCTACACGATTCCAGaggaaatgccaaaaggatCTTTAGTGGGTAATATTGCACAGGATTTAGGTTTACAAATTAAACGTTTGGCTTCTGGTAAGGCTCGAATTTATACTCGAGACAGCGACGAGTACATCGAGCTAAACAGAGAAAGAGGAGTCCTCCTTGTTAAAGAGAGAATGGACAGAGAGGCGCTCTGCAGACAGACGACGCCTTGTGCCTTacattttcagattattttagagAATCCAATGGAATTTTATAGTGTTACAGTGCAGATCACAGATATCAATGATAATGCACCAACCTTTGAAAAAACTGAGATGAAATTCAAAATCAGCGAGTCAGCTGATGTGATCGGTGCAAAATTTGTTCTAGAAAGAGCTGTGGATCTCGATGTAGGAAATAATGATCTGAAAAGTTACCAGTTAAAACCAACAGATAATTTCGCACTAAAGGTGCACAATAATGCTGATGGAAACAAACACGTTGAGATGGTGCTGCAGAAACCTttagacagagagaaacaggagCAGATTTCTCTCGTGTTGACGGCTGTAGATGGAGGAGAGCCGCAGATGTCAGGAACGATGTTGATCCTCATCACAGTTTTAGACGCAAATGATAATGCTCCTGTTTTTACACAGCAAACATACAAAGCTACAGTAACCGAGAATTCACCAAAAGGAACAGTTGTTGCTACTGTGTCAGCCTCAGATGCAGATCAGGGCTCCAACAGTAAAATTACATATTCGATAACAAACACGATGGATGATATCAGAAAAGTATTTAATATAAATGATGAAAACGGTGAAGTGACTTTAATTGGAACCATTGACTTTGAAGAATCACGAAACTATCAAATCAATCTACTTGCCAGTGATGAAGGAGGACTCAcagatttttgcaaattaattGTTGATGTACAAGATATGAATGATAACAAGCCTGAAATTAACATAATGTCAAAGTCAAATGTGATATCAGAGGATGCTGAACTCAATACAGTTGTGACAATGATAAACATTGAAGACAGGGACTCGGGAGAAAATGGAAAAGTCCAGTGTCTCATGAGCGAAAATAtaccttttattttaaaaacttcaTCAAATAATTTCTACAGTTTAGTGACAGACAGTGAtttagacagagagagagcctCTGAGTATAACATCACTGTGACCTGCTCTGATGAGGGAGTGCCCTCCCTCTCCAGCAGCGTCACTCTCACCTTACAGATCTCTGATGTAAATGACAACGAGCCTGTCTTTGAGAGGACCTCATATGAGGCCTACATTGTAGAAAACAACACACCAGGCGTGTCTATATTCACAGTGAGAGCCACAGACGCTGACTGGAACCAGAATGCTCGTGTTTCTTACATTCTGGAGGACTCCTCTGTCAACGGAGTGCCAGTCTCCTCATATGTGTCCGTCAGTGCTGATAGCGGAGTCATCCATGCAGTGCGCTCTTTTGACTACGAGCAGATCAAAGACTTCCAGTTCAGAGTGAAAGCTCAGGATGGAGGCTCTCCTCCACTCAGCAGCAATGTGACAGTAAAAATGCTGATCCAGGACCAGAACGACAACCCTCCTCAGGTCCTGTATCCAGTCCAGACCGGTGGCTCTGTGGTGGCTGAAATGGTTCCTCGTTCAGCAGATGTGGGCTATCTGGTGACCAAAGTGGTGGCTGTTGATGTGGACTCTGGACAGAATGCGTGGCTGTCGTATAAACTGCAGAAGGCCACAGACAGGGATCTGTTTGAAGTGGGCTCCCAGAATGGAGAGATCCGAACCATCCGCCAAGTGAGTGATAAAGATGCAGTGAAACAGAGACTGAGTGTTATAGTGGAGGACAACGGGCAGCCCTCTCGTTCAGCTACAGTCATTGTGAACGTGGCGGTGGCGGACAGCTTCCCTGAAGTTCTGTCGGAGTTCAGTGACTTTCCACACGACAAGGAGTACAATGACAACCTGACTTTTTACTTAGTGTTGGCTCTGGCTGTggtctccttcctcttcatcacGTGTTTGGTGGTTATTATCTCAGTGAAAATCTACAGATGGAGACAGTCTCGTATCCTGTATCATTCCAACCTGCCTGTCATTCCATATTATCCTCCACGTTACTCAGACACTTTGGGGACAACAGGGACTCTCCAACACGTGTACAATTACGAGGTGTGCAGGACGACAGACTCCAGAAAGAGTGACTGTAAGTTCGGCAGAG
- the LOC110971872 gene encoding protocadherin beta-16-like isoform X1, which translates to MLYSFFWKFNVVIGAHLFSVDSKGAILTDSGIWICFLEYKYLEPHGKKKSDRTMARQVLLFVSVLSVSSVLGQVSYTIPEEMPKGSLVGNIAQDLGLQIKRLASGKARIYTRDSDEYIELNRERGVLLVKERMDREALCRQTTPCALHFQIILENPMEFYSVTVQITDINDNAPTFEKTEMKFKISESADVIGAKFVLERAVDLDVGNNDLKSYQLKPTDNFALKVHNNADGNKHVEMVLQKPLDREKQEQISLVLTAVDGGEPQMSGTMLILITVLDANDNAPVFTQQTYKATVTENSPKGTVVATVSASDADQGSNSKITYSITNTMDDIRKVFNINDENGEVTLIGTIDFEESRNYQINLLASDEGGLTDFCKLIVDVQDMNDNKPEINIMSKSNVISEDAELNTVVTMINIEDRDSGENGKVQCLMSENIPFILKTSSNNFYSLVTDSDLDRERASEYNITVTCSDEGVPSLSSSVTLTLQISDVNDNEPVFERTSYEAYIVENNTPGVSIFTVRATDADWNQNARVSYILEDSSVNGVPVSSYVSVSADSGVIHAVRSFDYEQIKDFQFRVKAQDGGSPPLSSNVTVKMLIQDQNDNPPQVLYPVQTGGSVVAEMVPRSADVGYLVTKVVAVDVDSGQNAWLSYKLQKATDRDLFEVGSQNGEIRTIRQVSDKDAVKQRLSVIVEDNGQPSRSATVIVNVAVADSFPEVLSEFSDFPHDKEYNDNLTFYLVLALAVVSFLFITCLVVIISVKIYRWRQSRILYHSNLPVIPYYPPRYSDTLGTTGTLQHVYNYEVCRTTDSRKSDCKFGRAGSQNVLIMDPSCSGTMQRIQSEKSILDEPDSPLEVRLLSLCFYFCVTIFNSNQEHFLF; encoded by the exons AtgctgtacagttttttttggaaattcaACGTCGTCATTGGAGCGCATCTATTTTCTGTGGATAGTAAGGGAGCGATATTGACTGATAGTGGAATCTGGATTTGCTTTCTGGAATATAAATATTTGGAGCCtcacggaaaaaaaaaatcggataGAACAATGGCCAGGCAAGTactgttgtttgtctctgtgctcTCCGTCAGCTCGGTGCTCGGGCAG GTCAGCTACACGATTCCAGaggaaatgccaaaaggatCTTTAGTGGGTAATATTGCACAGGATTTAGGTTTACAAATTAAACGTTTGGCTTCTGGTAAGGCTCGAATTTATACTCGAGACAGCGACGAGTACATCGAGCTAAACAGAGAAAGAGGAGTCCTCCTTGTTAAAGAGAGAATGGACAGAGAGGCGCTCTGCAGACAGACGACGCCTTGTGCCTTacattttcagattattttagagAATCCAATGGAATTTTATAGTGTTACAGTGCAGATCACAGATATCAATGATAATGCACCAACCTTTGAAAAAACTGAGATGAAATTCAAAATCAGCGAGTCAGCTGATGTGATCGGTGCAAAATTTGTTCTAGAAAGAGCTGTGGATCTCGATGTAGGAAATAATGATCTGAAAAGTTACCAGTTAAAACCAACAGATAATTTCGCACTAAAGGTGCACAATAATGCTGATGGAAACAAACACGTTGAGATGGTGCTGCAGAAACCTttagacagagagaaacaggagCAGATTTCTCTCGTGTTGACGGCTGTAGATGGAGGAGAGCCGCAGATGTCAGGAACGATGTTGATCCTCATCACAGTTTTAGACGCAAATGATAATGCTCCTGTTTTTACACAGCAAACATACAAAGCTACAGTAACCGAGAATTCACCAAAAGGAACAGTTGTTGCTACTGTGTCAGCCTCAGATGCAGATCAGGGCTCCAACAGTAAAATTACATATTCGATAACAAACACGATGGATGATATCAGAAAAGTATTTAATATAAATGATGAAAACGGTGAAGTGACTTTAATTGGAACCATTGACTTTGAAGAATCACGAAACTATCAAATCAATCTACTTGCCAGTGATGAAGGAGGACTCAcagatttttgcaaattaattGTTGATGTACAAGATATGAATGATAACAAGCCTGAAATTAACATAATGTCAAAGTCAAATGTGATATCAGAGGATGCTGAACTCAATACAGTTGTGACAATGATAAACATTGAAGACAGGGACTCGGGAGAAAATGGAAAAGTCCAGTGTCTCATGAGCGAAAATAtaccttttattttaaaaacttcaTCAAATAATTTCTACAGTTTAGTGACAGACAGTGAtttagacagagagagagcctCTGAGTATAACATCACTGTGACCTGCTCTGATGAGGGAGTGCCCTCCCTCTCCAGCAGCGTCACTCTCACCTTACAGATCTCTGATGTAAATGACAACGAGCCTGTCTTTGAGAGGACCTCATATGAGGCCTACATTGTAGAAAACAACACACCAGGCGTGTCTATATTCACAGTGAGAGCCACAGACGCTGACTGGAACCAGAATGCTCGTGTTTCTTACATTCTGGAGGACTCCTCTGTCAACGGAGTGCCAGTCTCCTCATATGTGTCCGTCAGTGCTGATAGCGGAGTCATCCATGCAGTGCGCTCTTTTGACTACGAGCAGATCAAAGACTTCCAGTTCAGAGTGAAAGCTCAGGATGGAGGCTCTCCTCCACTCAGCAGCAATGTGACAGTAAAAATGCTGATCCAGGACCAGAACGACAACCCTCCTCAGGTCCTGTATCCAGTCCAGACCGGTGGCTCTGTGGTGGCTGAAATGGTTCCTCGTTCAGCAGATGTGGGCTATCTGGTGACCAAAGTGGTGGCTGTTGATGTGGACTCTGGACAGAATGCGTGGCTGTCGTATAAACTGCAGAAGGCCACAGACAGGGATCTGTTTGAAGTGGGCTCCCAGAATGGAGAGATCCGAACCATCCGCCAAGTGAGTGATAAAGATGCAGTGAAACAGAGACTGAGTGTTATAGTGGAGGACAACGGGCAGCCCTCTCGTTCAGCTACAGTCATTGTGAACGTGGCGGTGGCGGACAGCTTCCCTGAAGTTCTGTCGGAGTTCAGTGACTTTCCACACGACAAGGAGTACAATGACAACCTGACTTTTTACTTAGTGTTGGCTCTGGCTGTggtctccttcctcttcatcacGTGTTTGGTGGTTATTATCTCAGTGAAAATCTACAGATGGAGACAGTCTCGTATCCTGTATCATTCCAACCTGCCTGTCATTCCATATTATCCTCCACGTTACTCAGACACTTTGGGGACAACAGGGACTCTCCAACACGTGTACAATTACGAGGTGTGCAGGACGACAGACTCCAGAAAGAGTGACTGTAAGTTCGGCAGAG